From a region of the Cololabis saira isolate AMF1-May2022 chromosome 8, fColSai1.1, whole genome shotgun sequence genome:
- the prickle2b gene encoding prickle-like protein 2b isoform X3, which yields MRMEGEGRSNTPSRKICVHCKCRREDHAVTAMPVEMEKTVTKLMYDFQRNSTSDDDSGCALEEYAWVPPGLKPEQVHQYYNSLPEDKVPYVNSPGEKYRIKQLLHQLPPHDNEIRYCNSLDDEEKRELKLFSNQRKRENLGRGSVRPFPVTMTGAICEQCGGQINGGDIAVFASRAGHGVCWHPACFVCSMCKELLVDLIYFHQEGKIYCGRHHAERLKPRCTACDEIIFADECTEAEGRHWHMKHFCCFECETTLGGQRYIMKEGRPYCCSCFESLYAEYCDSCGEHIGIDQGQMTYDGQHWHATEGCFCCARCKRSLLGRPFLPKQGQIFCSRSCSLGEEPNGSDSSDSAFQSARSTRESRRSSKTTKSAAGAGGVQTERFSGEVDPLSLQMDLLSLSSQTASLTREPPSWQRQEQAADGYRYESQPAPPANPTALQLLSQCNVRSAYNSTCSGQNNKQQDHKVKEKGGLKRPPISAMKGHSLSEAWFQQVAPEEYYPPKLRTQKSFSEISHSSQNYNGFSSDKRSISFHGFQKDRDAGQPTAGQVARSRNPINALNFTEQLTPLAQTPRGSMESLALSNATGNSADGGEKHQEHLSRFSLPDLSKDSGMNVSEKSNMDTLNSSVQFQSSESIQSLSGAQSYMEVNPPRSSQYQVQFCEPPGMTKGVGMTHLSPGFNYQEEDRISAVSSANAARLPPITERRVAGGAGRGPGIRPEAPEETPQRRRHHHHRPRRSRRSRSENALNLVADRRARPQERPQQRVREDYDRFPPPRNARDQFGLGGGARYQPQLFRQCPRTTSDLTLQNPGAGRRAGLSQYPWDDYDDDWCSTCSSSSDSEDEGYFLGEPIPRPIQLRYLSNQELVHKYNTTGVGGPSRGGQLHTHKRRKSKNCIIS from the exons GTCCACCAGTACTACAACTCCCTGCCCGAGGACAAGGTGCCGTACGTAAACAGTCCAGGAGAGAAATACCGCATCAAGCAGCTGCTCCATCAGCTCCCGCCCCACGACAACGAG ATCCGCTACTGCAACAGTCTGGATGACGAGGAGAAGCGGGAACTGAAGCTCTTCAGCAACCAAAGGAAACGGGAAAACCTGGGGCGCGGGAGCGTCAGGCCCTTCCCCGTGACGATGACGGGAGCCATCTGTGAGCAG tgTGGCGGCCAGATCAATGGCGGCGACATTGCCGTGTTCGCGTCCCGAGCTGGCCACGGCGTGTGCTGGCACCCGGCCTGCTTCGTGTGCAGCATGTGCAAGGAGCTCCTGGTGGACCTCATCTACTTCCACCAGGAGGGGAAGATCTACTGTGGCCGGCACCACGCCGAGAGGCTGAAGCCACGCTGCACGGCCTGCGACGAG ATCATCTTTGCGGACGAGTGCACCGAGGCGGAGGGTCGTCACTGGCACATGAAGCACTTCTGCTGTTTTGAGTGCGAGACGACGCTGGGGGGCCAGCGTTACATCATGAAGGAGGGCCGGCCCTACTGCTGCTCCTGCTTCGAGTCCCTGTACGCCGAGTACTGCGACTCCTGCGGGGAGCACATCG GCATCGATCAAGGCCAGATGACGTACGACGGGCAGCACTGGCATGCTACGGAGGGCTGCTTCTGCTGCGCCCGCTGTAAGCGCTCTCTGCTCGGCCGGCCCTTTCTGCCCAAGCAGGGTCAGATCTTCTGCTCGCGCTCCTGCAGTCTGGGCGAGGAGCCCAACGGCTCCGATTCCTCTGATTCGGCCTTCCAAAGCGCCCGCTCCACCAGAGAGTCCAGACGCAGCTCCAAGACGACAAAGAGCgcggcgggagcgggcggggtGCAGACGGAGAGGTTTTCCGGGGAGGTGGACCCCCTGTCTTTACAAATGGATCTCCTGAGTTTGTCCAGCCAAACCGCCAGTTTGACCCGCGAGCCGCCGTCCTGGCAACGCCAGGAGCAGGCGGCCGACGGCTACCGTTACGAATCCCAACCCGCCCCGCCCGCCAACCCCACCGCTCTCCAGCTCCTCAGCCAGTGCAACGTCAGGAGTGCCTACAATTCCACCTGCTCCGGACAGAACAACAAGCAGCAGGATCACAAGGTCAAGGAGAAAGGAGGACTGAAGCGGCCGCCCATCTCGGCCATGAAGGGCCACTCTCTGAGCGAGGCGTGGTTCCAACAGGTCGCCCCGGAGGAGTACTACCCCCCCAAACTGAGGACCCAGAAGAGCTTCAGTGAGATTTCCCATTCCTCTCAGAACTACAACGGCTTCTCCTCAGACAAGCGGTCGATTAGTTTCCACGGCTTTCAGAAGGACAGAGATGCAGGGCAACCAACGGCTGGCCAAGTGGCGAGGAGCAGGAACCCCATCAATGCACTTAACTTCACAGAGCAGCTGACTCCTTTGGCGCAGACCCCGCGAGGATCCATGGAGTCCCTGGCTCTGTCCAACGCTACAG GCAACTCGGCGGACGGTGGAGAGAAGCATCAGGAGCACCTCTCTCGCTTCTCCCTGCCAGATCTGAGCAAAGACTCTGGAATGAACGTGTCAGAGAAAAGCAACATGGATACACTCAACTCCTCCGTGCAGTTTCAGAGCTCTGAGTCTATTCAGAGTCTCTCCGGCGCTCAGTCCTACATGGAAGTGAACCCCCCCAGGTCATCGCAGTACCAGGTGCAGTTTTGTGAACCTCCTGGTATGACTAAGGGTGTGGGGATGACTCATTTATCACCTGGCTTCAACTACCAGGAGGAAGACAGGATCAGTGCGGTCAGCAGTGCTAACGCTGCACGTTTGCCACCCATTACTGAGCGCCGAGTGGCCGGCGGTGCAGGAAGGGGACCGGGCATCAGACCGGAAGCTCCAGAAGAGACTCCGCAGAGGCGTCGACACCACCATCACCGCCCCCGGAGATCAAGGAGATCACGGTCGGAAAACGCTCTCAATTTAGTGGCGGATCGGAGGGCGAGACCTCAAGAGAGACCGCAACAACGCGTCCGAGAGGATTACGATCGTTTCCCGCCACCGAGGAATGCCAGGGACCAGTTTGGACTCGGAGGAGGGGCGAGATACCAGCCCCAACTCTTTAGGCAGTGCCCCAGGACCACGTCAGACCTGACTCTGCAGAACCCCGGAGCCGGCAGGCGCGCTGGTTTGAGCCAGTATCCCTGGGATGACTATGACGATGACTGGTGCTCCACCTGCTCTTCATCCTCCGATTCAGAGGACGAGGGTTACTTCCTGGGGGAGCCCATTCCCAGACCAATCCAGCTGCGCTACCTCAGCAACCAGGAGCTTGTCCATAAGTACAACACCACCGGCGTGGGAGGCCCCAGCCGCGGTGGGCAGTTGCACACCCACAAACGCAGGAAAAGCAAGAACTGCATCATCTCATAA
- the prickle2b gene encoding prickle-like protein 2b isoform X4 translates to MPVEMEKTVTKLMYDFQRNSTSDDDSGCALEEYAWVPPGLKPEQVHQYYNSLPEDKVPYVNSPGEKYRIKQLLHQLPPHDNEIRYCNSLDDEEKRELKLFSNQRKRENLGRGSVRPFPVTMTGAICEQCGGQINGGDIAVFASRAGHGVCWHPACFVCSMCKELLVDLIYFHQEGKIYCGRHHAERLKPRCTACDEIIFADECTEAEGRHWHMKHFCCFECETTLGGQRYIMKEGRPYCCSCFESLYAEYCDSCGEHIGIDQGQMTYDGQHWHATEGCFCCARCKRSLLGRPFLPKQGQIFCSRSCSLGEEPNGSDSSDSAFQSARSTRESRRSSKTTKSAAGAGGVQTERFSGEVDPLSLQMDLLSLSSQTASLTREPPSWQRQEQAADGYRYESQPAPPANPTALQLLSQCNVRSAYNSTCSGQNNKQQDHKVKEKGGLKRPPISAMKGHSLSEAWFQQVAPEEYYPPKLRTQKSFSEISHSSQNYNGFSSDKRSISFHGFQKDRDAGQPTAGQVARSRNPINALNFTEQLTPLAQTPRGSMESLALSNATGNSADGGEKHQEHLSRFSLPDLSKDSGMNVSEKSNMDTLNSSVQFQSSESIQSLSGAQSYMEVNPPRSSQYQVQFCEPPGMTKGVGMTHLSPGFNYQEEDRISAVSSANAARLPPITERRVAGGAGRGPGIRPEAPEETPQRRRHHHHRPRRSRRSRSENALNLVADRRARPQERPQQRVREDYDRFPPPRNARDQFGLGGGARYQPQLFRQCPRTTSDLTLQNPGAGRRAGLSQYPWDDYDDDWCSTCSSSSDSEDEGYFLGEPIPRPIQLRYLSNQELVHKYNTTGVGGPSRGGQLHTHKRRKSKNCIIS, encoded by the exons GTCCACCAGTACTACAACTCCCTGCCCGAGGACAAGGTGCCGTACGTAAACAGTCCAGGAGAGAAATACCGCATCAAGCAGCTGCTCCATCAGCTCCCGCCCCACGACAACGAG ATCCGCTACTGCAACAGTCTGGATGACGAGGAGAAGCGGGAACTGAAGCTCTTCAGCAACCAAAGGAAACGGGAAAACCTGGGGCGCGGGAGCGTCAGGCCCTTCCCCGTGACGATGACGGGAGCCATCTGTGAGCAG tgTGGCGGCCAGATCAATGGCGGCGACATTGCCGTGTTCGCGTCCCGAGCTGGCCACGGCGTGTGCTGGCACCCGGCCTGCTTCGTGTGCAGCATGTGCAAGGAGCTCCTGGTGGACCTCATCTACTTCCACCAGGAGGGGAAGATCTACTGTGGCCGGCACCACGCCGAGAGGCTGAAGCCACGCTGCACGGCCTGCGACGAG ATCATCTTTGCGGACGAGTGCACCGAGGCGGAGGGTCGTCACTGGCACATGAAGCACTTCTGCTGTTTTGAGTGCGAGACGACGCTGGGGGGCCAGCGTTACATCATGAAGGAGGGCCGGCCCTACTGCTGCTCCTGCTTCGAGTCCCTGTACGCCGAGTACTGCGACTCCTGCGGGGAGCACATCG GCATCGATCAAGGCCAGATGACGTACGACGGGCAGCACTGGCATGCTACGGAGGGCTGCTTCTGCTGCGCCCGCTGTAAGCGCTCTCTGCTCGGCCGGCCCTTTCTGCCCAAGCAGGGTCAGATCTTCTGCTCGCGCTCCTGCAGTCTGGGCGAGGAGCCCAACGGCTCCGATTCCTCTGATTCGGCCTTCCAAAGCGCCCGCTCCACCAGAGAGTCCAGACGCAGCTCCAAGACGACAAAGAGCgcggcgggagcgggcggggtGCAGACGGAGAGGTTTTCCGGGGAGGTGGACCCCCTGTCTTTACAAATGGATCTCCTGAGTTTGTCCAGCCAAACCGCCAGTTTGACCCGCGAGCCGCCGTCCTGGCAACGCCAGGAGCAGGCGGCCGACGGCTACCGTTACGAATCCCAACCCGCCCCGCCCGCCAACCCCACCGCTCTCCAGCTCCTCAGCCAGTGCAACGTCAGGAGTGCCTACAATTCCACCTGCTCCGGACAGAACAACAAGCAGCAGGATCACAAGGTCAAGGAGAAAGGAGGACTGAAGCGGCCGCCCATCTCGGCCATGAAGGGCCACTCTCTGAGCGAGGCGTGGTTCCAACAGGTCGCCCCGGAGGAGTACTACCCCCCCAAACTGAGGACCCAGAAGAGCTTCAGTGAGATTTCCCATTCCTCTCAGAACTACAACGGCTTCTCCTCAGACAAGCGGTCGATTAGTTTCCACGGCTTTCAGAAGGACAGAGATGCAGGGCAACCAACGGCTGGCCAAGTGGCGAGGAGCAGGAACCCCATCAATGCACTTAACTTCACAGAGCAGCTGACTCCTTTGGCGCAGACCCCGCGAGGATCCATGGAGTCCCTGGCTCTGTCCAACGCTACAG GCAACTCGGCGGACGGTGGAGAGAAGCATCAGGAGCACCTCTCTCGCTTCTCCCTGCCAGATCTGAGCAAAGACTCTGGAATGAACGTGTCAGAGAAAAGCAACATGGATACACTCAACTCCTCCGTGCAGTTTCAGAGCTCTGAGTCTATTCAGAGTCTCTCCGGCGCTCAGTCCTACATGGAAGTGAACCCCCCCAGGTCATCGCAGTACCAGGTGCAGTTTTGTGAACCTCCTGGTATGACTAAGGGTGTGGGGATGACTCATTTATCACCTGGCTTCAACTACCAGGAGGAAGACAGGATCAGTGCGGTCAGCAGTGCTAACGCTGCACGTTTGCCACCCATTACTGAGCGCCGAGTGGCCGGCGGTGCAGGAAGGGGACCGGGCATCAGACCGGAAGCTCCAGAAGAGACTCCGCAGAGGCGTCGACACCACCATCACCGCCCCCGGAGATCAAGGAGATCACGGTCGGAAAACGCTCTCAATTTAGTGGCGGATCGGAGGGCGAGACCTCAAGAGAGACCGCAACAACGCGTCCGAGAGGATTACGATCGTTTCCCGCCACCGAGGAATGCCAGGGACCAGTTTGGACTCGGAGGAGGGGCGAGATACCAGCCCCAACTCTTTAGGCAGTGCCCCAGGACCACGTCAGACCTGACTCTGCAGAACCCCGGAGCCGGCAGGCGCGCTGGTTTGAGCCAGTATCCCTGGGATGACTATGACGATGACTGGTGCTCCACCTGCTCTTCATCCTCCGATTCAGAGGACGAGGGTTACTTCCTGGGGGAGCCCATTCCCAGACCAATCCAGCTGCGCTACCTCAGCAACCAGGAGCTTGTCCATAAGTACAACACCACCGGCGTGGGAGGCCCCAGCCGCGGTGGGCAGTTGCACACCCACAAACGCAGGAAAAGCAAGAACTGCATCATCTCATAA
- the slc2a9l1 gene encoding solute carrier family 2 member 9, like 1: METFLKQMTHGKALFLIIILGIGGSFHTGYHITGLSSPSPYIQHFINSSWCDRYGEPPPQQMITMIWSLIVSMFAVGGLFGAVSVTFFSSRMGRKEALTCNSFIAVVGAGIMLTSKVAKSFEMIIVARLLYGFSASLGMSIHLMYLAEISPRKIRGIVTLTSANFTSLGKLFGQFFGLSEILGREDTWNILLCVPACFSVVQILVLPFLPEAPRYLFIEKGDDKACQRALQSLWGKGDYRQEMDEMLTEQLAIEASPQKTPLQLLRDPTVRWQLITMATIISCTQLSGVSVISTFSFDVFLEVGVSQDKIRYMTLGLGIVEIITSISCSLLIEHTGRRPLFWGGYSAMSASWVLITVVLYSKQDSSYWAPYVTVTLINLIIIFFCIGPGASTPTLSSEIFLQSNRLAAFVLLGVHRWLFHAVMGLMFPFLIKALGSYCFVMFAGVSLLGGLYTFFLLPETKGKTLLEISEEFKAITLCGKSFLEEERLKTKF, translated from the exons ATGGAAACTTTTCTGAAGCAGATG ACCCATGGCAAGgctctgtttctcatcatcattttGGGGATTGGGGGAAGTTTTCATACTGGTTACCACATAACTGGTCTGAGTTCTCCCTCACCA TACATTCAGCACTTCATCAACAGTAGCTGGTGTGACAGATATGGCGAGCCTCCTCCTCAACAGATGATCACCATGATTTGGTCTCTTATCGTCTCCATGTTTGCTGTAGGGGGACTCTTCGGCGCTGTCAGTGTCACATTCTTCTCGAGCAGGATGGGAAG AAAAGAAGCATTGACCTGCAACAGCTTCATTGCCGTTGTTGGAGCAGGGATTATGCTGACCAGTAAGGTGGCTAAGTCTTTCGAAATGATTATTGTGGCAAGGCTCCTGTATGGCTTTTCTGCAA GTTTGGGAATGAGCATCCACTTAATGTATCTTGCAGAGATTTCACCTAGAAAAATAAGAGGCATAGTGACTTTGACCTCAGCAAACTTTACTTCACTTGGCAAACTCTTTGGACAGTTTTTTGGTTTAAG TGAGATCCTTGGGCGCGAGGACACGTGGAACATTCTCCTCTGTGTCCCTGCATGTTTCTCCGTGGTTCAAATTCTGGTGCTGCCTTTTCTTCCGGAAGCTCCCAGATATCTCTTCATTGAGAAAGGTGACGATAAGGCATGCCAAAGAG CATTGCAGAGTTTGTGGGGAAAAGGTGACTACAGACAGGAAATGGATGAGATGCTAACTGAGCAGCTGGCCATTGAAGCTTCCCCACAAAAAACCCCTCTGCAGCTGCTACGGGATCCGACTGTCCGATGGCAGCTAATCACTATGGCCACCATCATAAGCTGCACCCAGCTGTCAGGCGTTTCTGTG ATTAGTACCTTTTCATTTGACGTTTTCTTGGAGGTGGGCGTATCCCAAGACAAGATCCGCTACATGACACTTGGCCTTGGAATAGTTGAAATCATCACTTCCATCTCCTGT AGTCTTCTGATCGAGCATACAGGGAGAAGGCCATTGTTCTGGGGGGGTTATAGTGCCATGTCTGCAAGCTGGGTGCTCATTACCGTTGTACTCTACTCTAAG CAGGACTCAAGCTACTGGGCTCCATACGTTACTGTTACTTTGATCaacctcatcatcatcttcttctgcATAGGACCTG GGGCAAGTACACCGACACTTAGCAGCGAGATCTTCCTGCAGTCTAACCGTCTGGCGGCGTTTGTGCTCCTGGGAGTGCATCGCTGGCTCTTCCATGCAGTTATGGGCCTCATGTTTCCATTTCTTATC AAGGCTCTCGGTTCATACTGCTTCGTGATGTTTGCCGGTGTGTCCCTGCTGGGTGGCCTGTACACTTTCTTCCTTTTGCCAGAGACTAAAGGAAAGACCCTGCTGGAAATCTCCGAGGAGTTTAAAGCCATCACCCTCTGTGGGAAGTCTTTCCTGGAGGAAGAGAGACTGAAGACCAAGTTTTGA